The DNA segment AGGCGCGCGCGTTCCGGCCGCGGGGTACGGGCATCGGGCAGGTGTCCGGTGAGGGCCACGGCGCGCGGTGCCGCGCGCGGGCCGGACAGCAGGAAGGTGAGCGCGAAGCCCAGGCCGACCACGGCCGCGCCGCCCACCGCGTCCAGTACCCAGTGGTTGGCGGTGGCCACGATCGCGGCCACGGTGCACAGCGGGTGCAGCAGGCCCAGGGACTTCGTCCACCACTTCGGGGCGACGACGGCGATCACGACGCCGCACCACAGCGCCCAGCCGAAGTGCAGGGAGGGCATCGCGGCGTACTGGTTGGTGACCGCGGTCATGACGCCGTAGTCCGGCTTGGAGAAGTCCTGGACGCCGTGCACGGTGTCGACGAAGCCGAGGCCCGGCATCAGGCGGGGCGGGGCGAGCGGGTAGAGCCAGAAGCCGAGGAGTCCGAGCAGCGTGGCGAAGCCGAGTGCGCCGCGGGCCCACCGGTAGTCGACCGGACGCCGGGCGTAGAGCACCGCGAGGATGAGCGGCGGCAGCACGAAGTGGAACGTCTCGTAATAAAAGGTGAGGAAGTGCTCCAGTCGCGGCAGCCCGACCACCGTGTGGTTCACGGCGTGCTCGATTCCGATGTGCAGGGCCCGTTCGACGGAGTGGATCTGCCGGCCGTGCGCCTCGGCGGTGGCGCGATCGCCCTGGGCGGCGGTGCGCACCGAGGAGTAGGCGGCGTAGGTGACTCGGATCAGCAGCAGTTCCAGCAGCAGGTTCGGGCGGGTGAGCACCCGGCGCAGGAACGGGACGCGCGGGAACGGGACGAGCGGGACGCGCCGGAAGCGGCCCGCGCCGGGGGCGGCGTACTCGGTGGGGACCGGTGCCCGGTAGTGGGCGCAGGTGCGGGACAGGAACGGCACCGCGGTGGCGGCGGCGAGCGCGGTCAGCAGGGTGAGGTTCTCGCGCAGCGGGTCCAGCGCCGCCGCGCCGGGCAGCACCATCCCGGCCGGCAGCGTCATCACGACGACCACGGTGACGGGCCAGACCGGCCGGTCGGCGGCGCGGCAGCCCACCCGGCCGACCGCCGCGAGCAGCACCCACAGCAGCTGGTGCTGCCAGGCGTTGGGCGACACGGCGATCGCGGCGCAGCCGGTGATCGCGACGGCGAGCAGCAGCTGTCCGTCGCGGGCGTAGCGCACGGCCCGCCGCAGGCCCAGGACGACGACGGCCACGCCCAGCAGCAGGAACAGGGCGATCTCCGGCGGCCCGGTGAGTCCGGTGCGCAGCAGGGCGCCGTGCAGGGACTGGTTGCCGAGGGCGTCGGCCCTGCCGCCGAGGCCGGCGCCCGCCATGTGGTGCACCCAGTAGACGGCTGAGTCGCGTGGCATCGCGGACCAGGCGAGCGCGGTGCAGGCGGCGAAGGTGGCCGTGGTGGACAGGGCGGCCCTGCGTCGGCCGGTGAGCCACAGCAGGGGCGCGAAGAGCAGCAGGGCCGGCTGGAGGGCCGCGGCGGCACCCACGCACAGTCCCCCGGCGCGTTCCCCGCGTACGGCGAAGCAGCCGAGCAGGACCAGCAGCACCGGGATGACGCTGGCCTGGCCGAGCCACAGCGCGTTGCGGACCGGCAGGGAGAGCATGAGCAGGCTGATGGCGGCCGGCGCGGCGAGCGGCGAGATACGACGGTCGGCCGGCGCGGCCGGCGGCGAGACGCGGCGGCCGGCCGGCTCGGGCAGTGCGCGGACGGCGATCAGGCCGAGGGCGACGACGAGGAGCAGGGTGCCGAAGGTCCAGCCCCGGCCGAGGGCGTCCCGCGCCGCCGTGGTGAGCGGCCTGAGGACCAGGCCGGCGAAGGGGGTGCCGGTGAACCGTGCCGAGTCGTACAGCGAGCCGCCGGCGTGCAGGACGCCTTGGGGGCCGGCCCAGGTCTCCAGGTCGGTGAGGCGTTCGCCGCCCGGGGTGGTGAGGACGGCGGCCGTCTGCCGTGCCGCGAGGACCGCCGCCACCGCCCAGAGTCCGAGCCGGGCGGCGCGCAGGCGCGCTCCGGCCGCGGTCGTGCTGTGAGCGTCCGCCGGTCGCCCGCTGTGCTCCACGTTCGCCACTCCTCGTCGGCCCCCGCCCCGTTCGTCCCCGGCGCCGCCGCACCGGGCGTCACCACGGGCCCCGCGGGGCTCGCACAGGCCCCGCGGGTCCCGCGCGAGCCCTGTGAACCCCGCAAACCCCCGGAACCCGGCCGGGCCGCACGACCCCACCACGGGACGAGTCGGGCAAAAACCGATTCACCCGACATCCGTGTCACGTTTTGTCCGGATGACCATAGTCTGCGAGGGGTGCGGTTGCCCCATCAGAGCGCGAGAAGCATCACAATGCGGGACTGCATCGTCTTGGTTTCGACGGGCAGACGTACCTGCGTACGGACTGTTTCGATGCACTGTGCATCGATTCGCGTACGGACTGTAAGGGGCCCAAGTCCTCCTATGGTCGCTTTTGGGCCCGTCGTACGTCACTGCCGCCGTCCGGGTGTCCCGTCCCTGTCCCCGTCGAAAGGCAGGCGAGCCTCGTTTTGGCGACCGCCACCGTCCCCACCGCCCCTCTGAAGACCCGCCGGGCCGACCAGACCCGCACCGACGTCACCGTCACCGACCCCGCTCTGGTCAAGCGCGCCGTGAAGGCGGCCGCGCTGGGCAACGCCATGGAGTGGTTCGACTTCGGCGTCTACAGCTACATCGCGGTCACCCTGGGCAAGGTCTTCTTCCCCTCGGGCAACCCGACCGCGCAGCTGCTCTCCACGTTCGGCGCCTTCGCCGCCGCCTTCCTGGTCCGTCCGCTCGGCGGCATGGTCTTCGGCCCGCTGGGTGACCGCGTGGGCCGCCAGAAGGTCCTCGCCGTCACCATGATCATGATGGCGGTGGGTACGTTCGCGATCGGTCTGATCCCGTCGTACGCCACCATCGGCGTCGGCGCGCCGCTGCTCCTGCTGGCCGCCCGCCTGGTGCAGGGCTTCTCCACCGGCGGCGAGTACGCGGGTGCCTCGACGTTCATCGCCGAGTACGCCCCGGACAAGAAGCGCGGCTTCTTCGGCAGCTGGCTGGAGTTCGGCACGCTGGCCGGCTACATCGGCGGCGCGGGCCTGGTCACGCTCATGACCGCCCTGCTCTCCACCGACGACCTGCTCTCCTGGGGCTGGCGGATCCCGTTCCTGATCGCGGGCCCGATGGGCATCATCGGCCTCTACCTGCGGATGCGCCTGGAGGAGACCCCGGCGTTCGCCGCCGAGGTCGAGAAGGCGGAGGCCGAGCGGCCCAAGGTCCCGCTGCGCGAGATGGTCGCGGGCCAGTGGAAGGCCCTGCTGCTGTGCATGGGTCTGGTGCTGGTCTTCAACGTCACCGACTACATGCTGCTGTCGTACATGCCGAGCTACCTCACCAGTGAGCTGAAGTACGACGAGACGCACGGCCTGCTGGTCGTGCTCGGCGTGATGGCCCTGATGATGATCGTCCAGCCGTTCGCGGGCGCCCTGACCGACCGGGTCGGCCGTCGTCCCGTGATCGCCGCGGGCTGCGCGGGCTTCCTGCTGCTGTCGATCCCGGCCGTGCTGCTGATCCGCCAGGGCAGCCTGCTCGCCGTCGCGCTCGGCATGGGCGCGCTGGGTCTGCTGCTGGTCTGCTTCACGGCGGCCATGCCGGCCGCGCTGCCCGCCCTCTTCCCCACCCGGGTGCGCTACGGCTCGCTGTCCATCGGCTTCAACGTGTCCGTGTCCCTGTTCGGCGGGACGACTCCGCTCGTCGTCACCGCGCTGATCGGTATGACCGGGAACATGATGATGCCCGCGTACTACATGATGGCCGCGGCTGTCATCGGCGGGTTCGCCGTGTGGCGGATGTCCGAGTCCGCGGGGCGGCCGCTGCCGGGTTCGGCGCCGGCCGTGGAGCGCGCCTAGCCAGTACGGCGCGGTCCGGCACCGTGCCGTCCGGCACGGTTCGTCCACCGGATACGGGTACGGGTGCGTGGGGTGCGGTACAGCGACGCTGTACCGCACCCCATTCGCCGTTCGGGTTCGCCGCGTCCGCGCCACTGTGCCGAAACCCCCCGGGCTGAGCCCTCCGAGCTGAGATCATCCGGTGGAAGCGCCAAGGACTCGGGAAGAGTCTCGAGAAGACACTCGGGAAAGGCAGCACACGCATGAGCGGGTCGCAGCTCTGGGACGACGTCGACTTCTACTTCAGCAGCCACCTCACGCCGGACGACGAGGCGCTCCAGGCGGCGCTGCGCGAGAGCGAGGCGGCCGGGCTGCCGCACATCGCCGTCTCGGCCCCCCAGGGCAAGTTCCTCCAGCTGCTCGCCGAGATCCAGGGCGCCCGCACCATCCTGGAGATCGGCACGCTGGGCGGCTACAGCACCATCTGGCTGGCCCGCGCTCTCCCGGACGACGGCAGGCTGGTCTCGCTGGAGTACAACGCCCGGCACGCCGAGGTGGCCACCCGCAACATCGCCCGCGCCGGCCTGGACCGGATCGTGGACGTGCGGGTGGGGCCGGCCCTGGAGTCGCTGCCCAAGCTCGCCGACGAGAACCCGGCCCCCTTCGACCTGGTCTTCATCGACGCCGACAAGGCGAACAACGCCCACTACGTGGAGTGGGCGCTCAAGCTGACCCGCGCGGGCAGCCTGATCGTCGTGGACAACGTGGTGCGCGGCGGCCGCGTCGTCGACTCCGAGAGCACCGAACCGGACGTCGTCGGCACCCGCGCCGCCATCGAGATGATCTCCGCCCACCCCCGCCTGAGCGGCACGGCGGTCCAGACCGTGGGCAGCAAGGGCTACGACGGCTTCGCCCTGGCCCGAGTCCTGGGCTGAACCCTCCACGATCAAGGCCGCGCGGGCCACGCGGAGCCGGTCGGGTCCGCGCCCCGCGCGGTTCACTCCTCGTGGAAGAAACCCACGTTGACGCTGCGCGGCGCGGTGCGGTCCTGGATGACGACCTCACCGGCGGCGCCCCGCGGCAGGGCGACCACCTCGCCGTAGGCCAGCGGCTGGTCGTACACGCCGACCGTCACCCGTACCGCGGAGGACGGGTCGGCCTGCGAGCCGCGCAGCCAGGCCAGCTGCCAGCCGCCGTCGGGGCCGCACAGGAACTCCAGGTGGACCCGGGAGACGAACAGCCAGTCGTCGGGGGTGACCAGCCGGCACACGCTCGCGTCCCGGCCCACGCGCAGCGCGGCGCCCGGCTCGCTGGGCGCGTCCGCCATGGTCATGCCGGCCGTGGCGCCCGCGTCCTCTCCGGAGACGGAGGCCATGGTGAGTTCGAGCACGTGCGTTCCCCCTGAAACGTCGTTGCGCGAGGGCCGGTTCCCCGCACCGCCGCCGCATGATAGAACGCCCGGCCGGGCCGCGTCCGGCACAATGGGTACATGACCGAACGCAAGCCACCGGGTGTTCCGTTCGAGTCCTGGGTCGACAAGCAGATCCGTGACGCGCAGGGCCGCGGCGACTTCGACCGGCTGCCGGGCACGGGCGAGCCGCTGCCCACCGGACTGGAGTCGTCGTACGACGAACTGTGGTGGATCAAAAGGAAGATGGCCCGCGAGGGGCTGGCCGTGCTGCCGCCGGCGCTGGCGCTGCGCAAGGAGGCCGAGGACGCGCTCGAGGCGGCCTACGCGGCGCCCTCGGAGCGGAGCGTCCGGCAGATCGTCACCACCGTCAACGCGAAGATCCGCGACATGATGTTCAAGCCGCCGCCCGGCCCGCCGCTGGGCAAGAAGCCGTACGACGTCGAGGAGGTCGTGCGCGAGTGGCGGCGACGCCGGGAGACCGGCCCGGGCGGCACCCCCTGACCCGGCCCGCGCCCAGCCCGGATCCCGCGTAATCCGCTTGCCCGGGGACGGTTGCCGCAGGCGAGAATGACCGGCATGACGACGTGGACGATCACCCCGGAACCGTACGACTCCCCGGCCGCCGCCGCGCTGTGGCGGGCGTACTACACCGAGGTCAGCGACCGCTGGTATCTGCTGCACCAAGGGCACCGCACCGACCCGGACGAACTGGAGCGGGAGATCGCGGCCTGCACCGGATCCGAACTCTCCCCGCCCGACGGGCAGTTGCTGGTCGCCCGGTACGGCGGTGAGCCGGCCGGCTCGGCGGGCGTACGCCTGATCGCCCCGGACACGGCGGAGTTGACCCGGGTGTTCGTGCCGGAGCGGATGCGCGGGCGGGGCGGTGCCGCGCTGCTGGTGGCCGCCGCCGAGGAGGCCGCCCGCGCGCTGGGGGCCCGGCTGCTGATCCTCGACACGCGCGACGACCTGGTGGAGGCCCGCGCCCTGTACGCCCGTCTCGGCTTCACGGAGACCGCACCGCACAACAACAGCCAGTACGCCGAACACTGGTTCCGCAAGGACCTGTCGCCGGCGCCCGAGGCCGTCAGCCGGCCTTCGTGACCGGAGCGCCGTACGGCGGCTCGACGGTCGTGTCGTGCGGCCGTTCGCGCTCCGAGCCGCACAGTTCGGCGGTCAGCTCCTTCACCAGCCGGTCCAGGTCGGTGGGCCGGTCCGGCCCCCACCAGTCGCCGAGCAGTTCGGCCAGGGACTCCTGGCGGGCCTTCGCGAGGTGTTCGGCGACCTCGCGGCCCCGGTCGGTGAGCATCAGGTCGAGCCCCTCGCGTTCGGCGAGATGCCGCTCCTCCACCTGCCGCGCGGCGGCGAGGACGACCTCCAGCGGGACGGGGCTGCGCTCGGCGAGCACCGCCGGCTCCACCGAGCCGTATCTGCGGATGCGCAGCAGCATCCAGCTGGCGGCGGGCAGCAGGTCGTACCCGGCCCGCTGGGTGATCTCCCGGTAGATCTGGTGGCGTCCCTCGCGGGTGCCGAGCACCGACAGCGCGCGGCACACCTCGTCGTAGGAGGAGCGGTGCACCGGGTTGGGCGGGATGTTCTCCGACGCGTCCGGCGCGGTCACCGAGCCGCGCAGCCGGTCCTCCTTCAGCAGCCACGCCAGGAGGAAGCCGAAGGCGGCGACCGGGGCGGCGTACAGGAAGACGTCGGTGATGGAGGCCGCGTAGGCGTGCAGGGCGGCCGGGCGCAGGGGCGGCGGCAGGGCGGCGATGCCGCGCGGGTCGGACTTGAGGGTGCCGGCCGTGATGCCGGGCGGCAGCCGTACGCCCCGGAAGGCGTCGGCGAGCTTGTCGCCGAGGCTGCTCGCGAAGACGGTGCCGAAGATGGCGACGCCGAAGGACGCGCCGATGGAGCGGAAGAAGGTGACGCCCGAGGTGGCGACGCCCAGGTCCTGGTACGACACCGCGTTCTGCACGATGAGCACCAGGACCTGCAGGACCAGGCCTAGGCCCAGGCCGAAGACGAAGAAGTAGATGCTCGTCTCGGCGGTCGAGCTGTGCTCGTCGAGCCGGTGCAGCAGGAGCAGGCCGATCGTGGTGACGGCGGTGCCCAGGACAGGGAACACCTTCCAGCGGCCGGTGCGGCTGACGATCTGCCCGGAGACGGTCGAGGACAGCAGCAGCCCGAACACCATCGGCAGCATGTGCACGCCGGACATGGTCGGGGAGATGCCGTGCACGACCTGGAGGAAGGTCGGCAGATAGGTCATCGCGCCGAACATGGCGAAGCCGACGATGAAGCTGATGACGGCGGAGAGCGTGAAGGTGCGGACGCGGAACAGCTTGAGCGGCAGGACCGGTTCGGCGGCCTGCCTCTCCACCGCGACGAACGCGCAGACGAGCACCACGCCCAGCACGACGAGCCCGATGATCTCCGCCGAGTCCCACGCCCACGTCGTACCGCCCAGCGAGGCCACCAGCACCAGGCAGGTGGCGACCGCCGCGATGAGGAAGGTGCCGAGGTAGTCGATGACGTGCCGGGAGGCGCGGTGCGGCAGGTGCAGGGCGGCCGCGATGACCGCGAGGGCGACAATACCGATGGGCAGGTTGACGTAGAACACCCAGCGCCAGCTCAGGTGCTCGGTGAGCAGGCCGCCGAGCAGTGGCCCGAGCACGCTGGTCGCGCCGAACACGGCGCCGAACAGGCCCTGGTAGCGGCCGCGTTCTCGGGGTGGCACGAGGTCGCCGACGATCGCCATCGACAGCACGATCAGCCCGCCGCCGCCCAGCCCCTGCAACGCCCGGAAGCCGATGAGTTCCGGCATGCTGCCCGCGATCCCGCACAGCGCGGAGCCGATGAGGAAGATGACGATCGCGACCTGGAACAGCCGCTTGCGCCCGTACTGGTCGCCGAGCTTGCCCCACAGCGGGGTCGCGGCGGTGGAGGCCAGCAGGTAGGCGGTGACCACCCAGGACAGGTGCTCCAGCCCGCCGAGGTCGCTGACGATCGTCGGCAGCGCGGTCGCCACGATGGTCTGGTCGAGCGCGGCCAGCAGCAGCCCGAGCAGCAGGGCTCCGATCGGCACGAGCACGCTGCCGGATACGTGCTCGGCAGCCTTCATGTCCTTCGCCGTGCCGTGCGTGTCCAGGGTCATGGAGACCTCCCGGTGCGGAGCTCGTTGCACACCTCCTTTCCATCGTCGGCGGTGTCACCGGTTACGGCCTGTCGAACCGTCCGGGGGGCGGGGGCGGGCGGGTCCGGTTTTCCTCCGGTCGGCCCGGCGGATGTGAAGGGCGTATGCCTAAACTCGGGAGTTCCCGAGGGGAGGGGGCGCGAGTGACGGAACCGACGGGCCACACCTGCCCGGAGTGCGGGGCGCCGAGGGGGCCGGACCACACCCCGTCCTGCGACTGCACCCGGCGGACGGCCGAGGCGGTGCACGAGGCGCGGACGGCCGAGGCGGCAGCGGCGGAGGACTTCGACCCCCTGCGGATACGGCCTTACGTCGAGGTGGGGAGCGGCGCCGGGGCTGGTGCCGGTGCCGGGTCCGGGGCGGACACCGGTACCGAGGGCGACGGCGAGGAGGGCCGGGCGGTCCCGGCCGTCGAGGCCACGCTGCCCCTGAGACCGACGCCCGGTACGGGCACCCCCGGCCCGCGGCTCCCGGAGCCGTACCCGGACCCGGGTACCGGCGAGGGCCCGCCGGAGGAGCCGCGGCGCCGTTCGCGCCGTACGGTCCTGCTGTCCGTCACGGGTGCGGGGGTCGCGGTGGTGGCGGCGGCCGGTCTGGGCAGCGGGCTGTTCACCTACCACGCACCCGCGCGGGACCGGGCCCAGGAGGTACGGCAGCGGGTACCGGAGGTGACGACGGCACCGGGCACCTCGTCGCCGCCGTCCTCGCCCGCCCGGCGCCGCCCGGCCGCCGCGCCCCGCTCCCCGTCGGCCGCCCCGAGCACCTCGGCCGGCGTCACGTCCGCTCCCCCGGCGCAGACCCGGTCGGCCGGCCCGCCGGATCCGTCCTCCCCG comes from the Streptomyces sp. NBC_00820 genome and includes:
- a CDS encoding bifunctional glycosyltransferase 87/phosphatase PAP2 family protein; this translates as MANVEHSGRPADAHSTTAAGARLRAARLGLWAVAAVLAARQTAAVLTTPGGERLTDLETWAGPQGVLHAGGSLYDSARFTGTPFAGLVLRPLTTAARDALGRGWTFGTLLLVVALGLIAVRALPEPAGRRVSPPAAPADRRISPLAAPAAISLLMLSLPVRNALWLGQASVIPVLLVLLGCFAVRGERAGGLCVGAAAALQPALLLFAPLLWLTGRRRAALSTTATFAACTALAWSAMPRDSAVYWVHHMAGAGLGGRADALGNQSLHGALLRTGLTGPPEIALFLLLGVAVVVLGLRRAVRYARDGQLLLAVAITGCAAIAVSPNAWQHQLLWVLLAAVGRVGCRAADRPVWPVTVVVVMTLPAGMVLPGAAALDPLRENLTLLTALAAATAVPFLSRTCAHYRAPVPTEYAAPGAGRFRRVPLVPFPRVPFLRRVLTRPNLLLELLLIRVTYAAYSSVRTAAQGDRATAEAHGRQIHSVERALHIGIEHAVNHTVVGLPRLEHFLTFYYETFHFVLPPLILAVLYARRPVDYRWARGALGFATLLGLLGFWLYPLAPPRLMPGLGFVDTVHGVQDFSKPDYGVMTAVTNQYAAMPSLHFGWALWCGVVIAVVAPKWWTKSLGLLHPLCTVAAIVATANHWVLDAVGGAAVVGLGFALTFLLSGPRAAPRAVALTGHLPDARTPRPERARLPG
- the proP gene encoding glycine betaine/L-proline transporter ProP; this translates as MATATVPTAPLKTRRADQTRTDVTVTDPALVKRAVKAAALGNAMEWFDFGVYSYIAVTLGKVFFPSGNPTAQLLSTFGAFAAAFLVRPLGGMVFGPLGDRVGRQKVLAVTMIMMAVGTFAIGLIPSYATIGVGAPLLLLAARLVQGFSTGGEYAGASTFIAEYAPDKKRGFFGSWLEFGTLAGYIGGAGLVTLMTALLSTDDLLSWGWRIPFLIAGPMGIIGLYLRMRLEETPAFAAEVEKAEAERPKVPLREMVAGQWKALLLCMGLVLVFNVTDYMLLSYMPSYLTSELKYDETHGLLVVLGVMALMMIVQPFAGALTDRVGRRPVIAAGCAGFLLLSIPAVLLIRQGSLLAVALGMGALGLLLVCFTAAMPAALPALFPTRVRYGSLSIGFNVSVSLFGGTTPLVVTALIGMTGNMMMPAYYMMAAAVIGGFAVWRMSESAGRPLPGSAPAVERA
- a CDS encoding O-methyltransferase, giving the protein MSGSQLWDDVDFYFSSHLTPDDEALQAALRESEAAGLPHIAVSAPQGKFLQLLAEIQGARTILEIGTLGGYSTIWLARALPDDGRLVSLEYNARHAEVATRNIARAGLDRIVDVRVGPALESLPKLADENPAPFDLVFIDADKANNAHYVEWALKLTRAGSLIVVDNVVRGGRVVDSESTEPDVVGTRAAIEMISAHPRLSGTAVQTVGSKGYDGFALARVLG
- a CDS encoding J-domain-containing protein, with the translated sequence MTERKPPGVPFESWVDKQIRDAQGRGDFDRLPGTGEPLPTGLESSYDELWWIKRKMAREGLAVLPPALALRKEAEDALEAAYAAPSERSVRQIVTTVNAKIRDMMFKPPPGPPLGKKPYDVEEVVREWRRRRETGPGGTP
- a CDS encoding GNAT family N-acetyltransferase, translated to MTGMTTWTITPEPYDSPAAAALWRAYYTEVSDRWYLLHQGHRTDPDELEREIAACTGSELSPPDGQLLVARYGGEPAGSAGVRLIAPDTAELTRVFVPERMRGRGGAALLVAAAEEAARALGARLLILDTRDDLVEARALYARLGFTETAPHNNSQYAEHWFRKDLSPAPEAVSRPS
- a CDS encoding MDR family MFS transporter — protein: MTLDTHGTAKDMKAAEHVSGSVLVPIGALLLGLLLAALDQTIVATALPTIVSDLGGLEHLSWVVTAYLLASTAATPLWGKLGDQYGRKRLFQVAIVIFLIGSALCGIAGSMPELIGFRALQGLGGGGLIVLSMAIVGDLVPPRERGRYQGLFGAVFGATSVLGPLLGGLLTEHLSWRWVFYVNLPIGIVALAVIAAALHLPHRASRHVIDYLGTFLIAAVATCLVLVASLGGTTWAWDSAEIIGLVVLGVVLVCAFVAVERQAAEPVLPLKLFRVRTFTLSAVISFIVGFAMFGAMTYLPTFLQVVHGISPTMSGVHMLPMVFGLLLSSTVSGQIVSRTGRWKVFPVLGTAVTTIGLLLLHRLDEHSSTAETSIYFFVFGLGLGLVLQVLVLIVQNAVSYQDLGVATSGVTFFRSIGASFGVAIFGTVFASSLGDKLADAFRGVRLPPGITAGTLKSDPRGIAALPPPLRPAALHAYAASITDVFLYAAPVAAFGFLLAWLLKEDRLRGSVTAPDASENIPPNPVHRSSYDEVCRALSVLGTREGRHQIYREITQRAGYDLLPAASWMLLRIRRYGSVEPAVLAERSPVPLEVVLAAARQVEERHLAEREGLDLMLTDRGREVAEHLAKARQESLAELLGDWWGPDRPTDLDRLVKELTAELCGSERERPHDTTVEPPYGAPVTKAG
- a CDS encoding peptidoglycan-binding domain-containing protein; translated protein: MTEPTGHTCPECGAPRGPDHTPSCDCTRRTAEAVHEARTAEAAAAEDFDPLRIRPYVEVGSGAGAGAGAGSGADTGTEGDGEEGRAVPAVEATLPLRPTPGTGTPGPRLPEPYPDPGTGEGPPEEPRRRSRRTVLLSVTGAGVAVVAAAGLGSGLFTYHAPARDRAQEVRQRVPEVTTAPGTSSPPSSPARRRPAAAPRSPSAAPSTSAGVTSAPPAQTRSAGPPDPSSPPPSATATRLPSTPPATPPVLQHGDQGPEVTELQLRLKQLNLYVQKTDGVFTQAVENALDTYQLARGISGDDLGVYGPATRTSLESETTEP